AAAACGACAGTATTTCCAAAAAAAGGTGAATGTATATACTTAAATTTACCAAAGTGCGCGGATCGCCGGTTGAACTTGTTGGCGTTCCTCCCTTACTTCTCGCACTTGTTCAACTTCTTCTCGAACTTCAACTTGTTCTCGGACTTCAGGAACAGTTGTTCTTTGTCTGACTCGGGTTTCTTCTTCAATTACTACTCGTTGGCGAACTGTACCTGTTTGCTGTTGTGTCTCAACTCTAGTTTCTGCCGCACGAGTACGCATTCTCGCTTCTAGGGCTGCACTACTCGACTCGGAAACTCGCACCGCCGAACGTCCTGCGAGAGTTACTTCTTGGGCTGCATAAACCATCTCCCCGTCTTCTTCCATCCCTCGGACGCTAAAGGCTACATCCATTTCTCGTCTTAATCCTAGCTCGATCTGATCGAGTTTGGAAATTCTGATATCTTTTAGGTCGCCATCTTCGGTTCTTATCCGGACGATATTACCGACAATCTCTTCGATTTCGCCTTCAATTGTCATGGTTTCACCATTTTCCACTTGACTGATAAGCTGGTTGTCAGGGGTGGAAACATCGGGAAGAGCGATCGCTGCTTCTGTTGCTCCTAGAGAAAGGATCGCAGCTAATCCTACTTTGGCGATAATTTGACGTTTTAACATCCGTTCGCTACCTCACATCTACAATTTTTCCAGACGCAATCGCTCGTTTAAAAGATTCACGCGATCGCGTCTTATCCTTAATCTAAATTACCAGAACTAATTTTACTCGACTCTGTTGGTAATTTAACTTCGGATTGATATAGCATAATCTATAAAAGTCAATAGTTTATTTTTAGCTTGAGCTTTGACTGCGAACATCTACCTTAAGAGAGGAGTCTAAAATCTTAGTTGAAGCTAAAAATTTCCTGAGAACTTAAAAACGATCGAAATGGTAACAGATAAAGGCAAGTTTAAGAATTTTCTGCGGCTTTGTTGTCATGCAGCTATACCGTTAATTTTTTTCCCACCGCAGGTAGAAGCATCAGCCATAAATTCTAACGGCGATCTTGCTACCAACAATATCCTACCTGCAATCCAAATACCAGAGACAAACATACCCGAATTACCACCTCTAGGTGAAGCGGATGAATATCTTCCTCGAGAAGAAAATTTTTCTGAACCTGTTTCTGTTGTTACTCGTTTAGTCATTAAATTAGGATCGCGTCGTGTTTATGTTTATCAAGGTAAAAATGAACTTGTCAGCTATCCAATCGCGATCGGTAGGGCTGGCTGGGAAACTCCTACAGGTAGTTTTCAAGTAATGCAAAAAATGCGCGATCCGGTTTGGGAACATCCTTTAACAGGTGAGTTAGTTCCTCCCGGACCAAATAATCCTTTAGGCGATCGCTGGATCGGTTTTTGGACAGATGGAACTAATTATATTGGCTTTCATGGTACTCCTGACGAACAACTCGTCGGACAAGCAGTTTCTCACGGCTGCATCCGTATGTTTAACCAAGATGTTCGGGCTTTATTTGAAAAGGTAACTGTCGGAACTCCGGTTATTGTCGAACCTTAATTTAGTTACCAATTATCTGCTTTTATTAGTCATCAGTTCCTCATCCCAAATTTTAATTTCCCATGACTAAACCTATTGAAATTACAGTTAAACTTTTTGCTGTTTACCAGGAAGTTTATAAGGTTCCAGAATTGAACTTACAATTTCCTCCTCAAACACCAGTTTCTACTGTTTTAGATCGTTTGCTATCCGAACATCCCGAACTCGAAAAATGGCGCGATCTAACTCGTTTTGGCATTAATTTACAATTTGTTGAACCAGATCGACTTTTACAAGAGGGGGATGAAGTTGTTTTGATTCCTCCGGTTAGCGGTGGCTGATTTTCACGTAGCCGCATTTAATTGTAGAGACGTTGCATTTTAGTCTCTACATCAGTTAAGAGTATCTCGTCTCCCAGTCCCCAATCCCCAATCCCCAGTCCCCAATCCCCAGT
The sequence above is drawn from the Oscillatoria salina IIICB1 genome and encodes:
- a CDS encoding L,D-transpeptidase, with amino-acid sequence MVTDKGKFKNFLRLCCHAAIPLIFFPPQVEASAINSNGDLATNNILPAIQIPETNIPELPPLGEADEYLPREENFSEPVSVVTRLVIKLGSRRVYVYQGKNELVSYPIAIGRAGWETPTGSFQVMQKMRDPVWEHPLTGELVPPGPNNPLGDRWIGFWTDGTNYIGFHGTPDEQLVGQAVSHGCIRMFNQDVRALFEKVTVGTPVIVEP
- a CDS encoding MoaD/ThiS family protein, whose translation is MTKPIEITVKLFAVYQEVYKVPELNLQFPPQTPVSTVLDRLLSEHPELEKWRDLTRFGINLQFVEPDRLLQEGDEVVLIPPVSGG